One Actinoplanes missouriensis 431 DNA segment encodes these proteins:
- a CDS encoding tetratricopeptide repeat protein, whose product MPPLTQALERARRLVASGDPDGARLLLERAVELGQTRLGEDHPEVLSTQLHLAALSRRIGDPAGARRVLEEAYAAGRPRHGDASPIMLRVSYDLGQVAEELGNRHEARKAFTRVAQHGPAALGAQHQAVARARAYLQDPSPVRVEAAPPNRQLLDPPGVYRVPPQPPPLQQKKPQQKNPQLEDPQLEDPQLEDPQLEDPQPEVEPAWLPEMEDPEPPPQHGTQSRYVEPFWDPEAPDEPEETQKPDEPERPGTTPEPAPPPPVVTKPPTSRLPPPPHNHDELLRSAASMLTAYPSIARTRHQPEPKDRGWAILLVVIAATAAIVAVGALVFVLVERAGTGGG is encoded by the coding sequence GTGCCCCCGCTGACGCAGGCTCTGGAGCGGGCTCGCCGGCTGGTCGCCTCGGGCGATCCGGATGGCGCTCGCCTGCTGCTGGAGCGTGCCGTGGAGCTGGGTCAGACGCGGCTCGGTGAGGATCACCCCGAGGTGCTCAGCACGCAGCTGCACCTGGCGGCCCTCTCGCGCCGCATCGGTGATCCGGCCGGGGCGCGCCGGGTGCTGGAGGAAGCCTACGCCGCCGGCCGGCCTCGGCACGGTGACGCGAGCCCGATCATGCTGCGGGTCTCCTACGACCTCGGCCAGGTCGCGGAGGAGCTGGGCAACCGCCACGAGGCCCGCAAGGCGTTCACCCGGGTCGCCCAGCACGGCCCGGCGGCCCTCGGCGCGCAACACCAGGCGGTCGCCCGGGCGCGGGCTTATCTCCAAGACCCTTCCCCGGTACGGGTGGAAGCCGCACCGCCGAACCGACAACTCCTCGATCCACCCGGCGTGTACCGGGTCCCGCCCCAGCCACCGCCCCTTCAGCAGAAGAAACCGCAGCAGAAGAATCCCCAGCTGGAAGACCCGCAGCTCGAAGACCCTCAGCTCGAAGACCCTCAGCTCGAAGACCCGCAACCGGAAGTCGAGCCCGCCTGGCTACCGGAGATGGAGGACCCGGAACCACCTCCGCAGCACGGGACACAGTCCCGCTACGTGGAGCCGTTCTGGGACCCGGAAGCCCCCGACGAACCCGAAGAAACCCAGAAACCCGACGAACCAGAACGACCCGGGACAACCCCCGAACCAGCACCACCACCACCCGTCGTCACGAAACCGCCGACCTCACGGCTCCCTCCCCCGCCCCACAACCACGACGAACTCCTTCGGTCCGCCGCGAGCATGCTCACCGCGTACCCCTCCATTGCCCGGACCCGGCACCAGCCGGAACCGAAGGACCGGGGTTGGGCGATCCTCCTTGTCGTGATCGCCGCGACGGCGGCGATCGTGGCCGTGGGCGCGCTGGTGTTCGTCCTGGTCGAGCGCGCCGGCACCGGCGGCGGCTAG
- a CDS encoding DUF6493 family protein, producing MSLEWETVEELGLRKAFGKLADVFVAAGEQQRLAFADQVQDRILTRPNGLSFDRDPAPLHVFAALACMPSTARVVALLTRPQLNTAWNSAVHDPEPLLRVLRARALPWLGELAVRLTERLPARGGGWWLTSALLLESGAVPPVTEGVVRGWLQDLLRPRGLVRHPPLATRLRDDPWLDLLLPAVFEIDGLGDAAAQQSWDATADRDDPRPVLPLVVAELVAEGRLDRRRILAATVDRLARGDRAAALRPFVVQFDTLAPTVDELAGFLPELTRMLAEAPSVVAGVAQRALLAVDAAGRLDIDTLIEASGGTLRRPEKALVKAQLTWLGKVAAREPGRAGEVLETAAAAFEHPALDIQDRALAAIARHRTRLDTATTARLAQAATVLTGDAAARAAALFGPVLAATPSPVQAPPSSLPVVLPPAGMPALPSPPPPARFPPPITDIAELAEEIVAIVHHESAVRWERVLAGLVGLAATVARDDLAAVLEPVLKRCSAQLWVGPLRHQAPAGFLGEVIHAVLRPGQRGPGWARMTEAVRAAWDGGPVPANTPVLPTGPDGVLPLRVCEIAMNIAAAPVPMLVSTPTHVDGNLAAETLFDRLCRAEADGWQPWQLDLEQALLRTPRTVAGGLVARAARLTSPAGHRFAAWIAAGGLPDPISTRWEQRSGPTFRLSATSPFAPRRVLANLAATAMRGLRFEPRLVTLTHPPEPDWFAREPTLAAELRTMVLPHHREVIAAWGLPRTAALADLDNRGEGGLLPLLATAGGPLGPAMSLAVAYGLGARHDTDRVAAVDAFLTLAAGPAPFAARLGADLGDLCGDGSVKLTRVVPGLCDAHAAGASAAVWELLTAAVPVLLAPAPRGLPDLLMLAAQVASAVGVRQQIPGLAEVAHRGGGTRVVREAKRLHDALHC from the coding sequence GTGAGCCTGGAGTGGGAGACGGTCGAGGAGCTCGGTCTGCGGAAAGCGTTCGGCAAGCTCGCCGACGTGTTCGTCGCCGCCGGCGAGCAGCAGCGGCTCGCTTTCGCCGACCAGGTGCAGGACCGGATCCTGACCCGCCCGAACGGGCTGTCGTTCGACCGCGACCCGGCGCCCCTGCACGTGTTCGCCGCTCTCGCCTGCATGCCGTCCACCGCCCGCGTCGTCGCCCTGCTGACCCGGCCGCAGCTGAACACCGCGTGGAACTCCGCCGTCCACGACCCTGAGCCTTTGCTGCGGGTCCTCCGGGCCCGCGCGCTTCCGTGGCTGGGCGAGCTCGCCGTCCGGCTCACCGAGCGCCTGCCGGCCCGCGGCGGCGGCTGGTGGCTGACCTCGGCGCTGCTGCTGGAGTCCGGTGCGGTGCCACCGGTCACCGAAGGCGTCGTGCGGGGCTGGCTCCAGGACCTGCTGCGGCCCCGCGGCCTCGTGCGGCACCCGCCGCTGGCGACCCGGTTGCGCGACGACCCGTGGCTGGACCTGCTGCTGCCCGCCGTCTTCGAGATCGACGGCCTGGGTGACGCGGCGGCCCAGCAGTCGTGGGACGCGACCGCCGACCGCGACGATCCCCGGCCGGTCCTGCCCCTCGTGGTGGCCGAGCTGGTCGCCGAGGGCCGCCTCGACCGGCGCCGGATCCTGGCCGCCACCGTCGACAGGCTCGCCCGCGGCGACCGGGCGGCGGCCCTGAGGCCCTTCGTGGTGCAGTTCGACACCCTCGCACCCACCGTCGATGAACTGGCCGGTTTCCTGCCCGAGCTCACCCGGATGCTCGCCGAGGCCCCGTCGGTGGTCGCCGGTGTCGCGCAGCGGGCTCTGCTCGCCGTCGACGCCGCCGGCCGGCTCGACATCGACACGCTGATCGAGGCGAGCGGGGGCACCCTGCGCCGCCCGGAGAAAGCCCTCGTGAAAGCGCAACTGACCTGGCTGGGTAAGGTGGCCGCCCGCGAGCCGGGCCGGGCCGGTGAGGTGCTTGAGACGGCCGCCGCCGCGTTCGAACACCCGGCCCTCGACATCCAGGACCGGGCCCTGGCGGCGATCGCACGCCACCGCACCCGCCTCGACACCGCCACCACCGCCCGGCTCGCCCAGGCCGCCACCGTGCTCACCGGTGACGCCGCCGCCCGAGCGGCAGCACTGTTCGGGCCTGTGCTGGCCGCCACCCCTTCTCCCGTCCAGGCCCCGCCGTCGTCGCTGCCCGTTGTCCTGCCGCCGGCCGGGATGCCGGCGCTGCCTTCACCGCCACCGCCGGCCCGGTTCCCGCCGCCGATCACCGACATTGCCGAACTCGCCGAGGAGATCGTCGCGATCGTGCACCACGAGTCGGCGGTGCGCTGGGAACGGGTGCTCGCCGGTCTGGTGGGTCTCGCTGCCACCGTCGCCCGCGACGACCTGGCGGCGGTCCTCGAACCGGTACTGAAACGATGCTCGGCACAGCTGTGGGTCGGCCCTCTGCGACACCAGGCGCCGGCCGGTTTCCTCGGCGAGGTGATCCATGCCGTCCTGCGGCCCGGCCAGCGCGGCCCCGGCTGGGCACGGATGACCGAGGCCGTCCGCGCGGCCTGGGACGGCGGGCCCGTCCCCGCGAACACACCGGTGCTGCCGACCGGCCCGGACGGCGTGCTGCCGCTGCGCGTCTGCGAGATCGCGATGAACATCGCGGCCGCACCGGTCCCGATGCTGGTGTCCACCCCCACCCACGTCGACGGCAACCTCGCCGCCGAGACGCTGTTCGACCGGCTGTGCCGCGCCGAAGCCGACGGCTGGCAGCCCTGGCAGCTGGACCTGGAACAGGCGCTGCTGCGGACGCCCCGGACCGTCGCCGGCGGCCTGGTGGCCCGGGCGGCGAGGCTGACCAGCCCCGCCGGCCACCGGTTCGCCGCTTGGATCGCCGCCGGCGGGCTGCCCGACCCGATCAGCACCCGCTGGGAACAACGCTCCGGGCCGACGTTCCGGCTCTCCGCCACGTCACCGTTCGCACCACGCCGGGTGCTGGCCAACCTCGCTGCCACCGCCATGCGAGGCCTACGCTTCGAACCGCGGCTCGTCACCCTGACCCACCCACCGGAGCCGGACTGGTTCGCCCGCGAACCCACCCTCGCCGCAGAACTGCGCACCATGGTGCTGCCCCACCACCGTGAAGTGATCGCCGCGTGGGGACTACCCCGGACCGCGGCCCTCGCCGACCTGGACAATCGTGGGGAAGGCGGCCTGCTGCCACTGCTCGCCACCGCCGGCGGCCCACTCGGCCCGGCGATGTCGCTCGCCGTCGCCTACGGGCTGGGAGCCCGCCACGACACCGACCGGGTCGCCGCCGTGGACGCCTTCCTGACTCTGGCCGCCGGCCCGGCCCCGTTCGCGGCCCGGCTCGGCGCCGACCTCGGCGACCTGTGCGGCGACGGCAGCGTCAAACTGACCCGGGTGGTGCCCGGCTTGTGCGACGCCCACGCCGCGGGCGCGTCCGCCGCGGTGTGGGAACTGCTAACGGCAGCCGTTCCGGTCCTACTCGCACCGGCCCCTCGGGGGCTGCCGGATCTGCTCATGCTCGCCGCACAGGTCGCCTCGGCGGTCGGCGTACGACAGCAGATTCCCGGGCTGGCGGAGGTCGCCCACCGTGGTGGTGGCACCCGGGTGGTACGCGAGGCGAAACGCCTCCACGACGCCCTCCACTGCTGA
- a CDS encoding PAS domain-containing sensor histidine kinase: MPEQMFLLASIVITFAYASITVAILGPVSRAGQLRTNKLAVATSMIFFSCAVGHALHAMMAYQAIIAGPLAHHLAGETVGWSWTSALWDATTAAVGVYYWTLRRGYGVLLGPGGIYVDPWGQHRLDEAAARERAARDLAEAQRATLATVVEHSDDAIVGLTPEGMVTAWNRGAEKLFGYTAEEMLGQRATVLADAAGAEHQNEVLAGVRHGEGARSYEARRLRKDGTPIDLALTITPILDQAGTVIGVSAIARDITAAKEAADHQRAVEERSHQAQRMESLGKLAGGVAHDFNNILAIIGSYTDFAIEETADRPQVQADLRQARTAVERASNLTRQLLTFTRGDAIQPQDVDLNASLAEVHAMLDRTIGEHITLIAIPCEQPLTVHADPGQIQQILLNLAINARDAMPEGGTIVLEVNLATLDGDEINMQPPLAAGTYARLLVSDTGHGMSPATAARIFEPFYTTKPHGKGTGLGLATVYGIVTEAGGSINVYSEIDIGTTFRIYLPLVTAPTRAGTVVSRQAPSPGDGRTVLIVEDEPALARVVARIVGNNGYHVIVATNGPEALELYEQHGCDLLLTDVIMPEMSGPQLAEILHQHDPGLPVVYMSGYSNGLLGKTHVLDEDITFLEKPFTAGDLLHKLASARRASSIDR, encoded by the coding sequence ATGCCGGAGCAGATGTTCTTGCTGGCGAGTATCGTGATCACGTTTGCGTACGCGTCGATCACGGTGGCGATCCTGGGGCCGGTTTCCCGGGCCGGGCAACTGCGGACGAACAAGCTGGCCGTGGCCACCTCGATGATCTTCTTTAGTTGCGCCGTCGGGCATGCTCTCCACGCGATGATGGCCTACCAGGCCATTATCGCAGGGCCGCTGGCGCATCACCTGGCCGGTGAGACGGTCGGCTGGTCGTGGACCTCAGCGCTGTGGGACGCCACTACCGCCGCAGTCGGTGTCTACTACTGGACTTTGCGCCGTGGCTACGGGGTGCTGCTCGGTCCCGGGGGCATCTACGTCGACCCGTGGGGCCAGCACCGCCTCGATGAGGCTGCCGCCCGGGAACGCGCCGCCCGCGATCTCGCCGAAGCGCAACGCGCGACCTTGGCCACGGTGGTCGAGCACAGCGACGACGCGATCGTTGGGCTCACCCCTGAGGGGATGGTCACCGCCTGGAACCGGGGGGCCGAGAAACTGTTCGGCTACACCGCCGAGGAGATGCTGGGCCAGCGCGCCACCGTGCTGGCCGACGCCGCCGGCGCCGAGCACCAGAACGAGGTTCTGGCCGGCGTCCGTCACGGCGAAGGCGCCCGGTCGTACGAGGCACGGCGGTTGCGCAAGGACGGCACCCCGATCGACCTGGCCCTGACCATCACCCCGATCCTCGATCAGGCCGGCACGGTGATCGGTGTCTCGGCGATCGCCCGGGACATCACCGCCGCCAAAGAGGCCGCCGACCACCAGCGCGCGGTGGAGGAGCGCAGCCATCAGGCACAGCGCATGGAGAGCCTCGGCAAGCTGGCCGGTGGTGTCGCGCACGACTTCAACAACATCCTGGCCATCATCGGTAGCTACACCGACTTCGCGATCGAGGAGACCGCCGACCGGCCGCAGGTTCAGGCCGACCTGCGACAGGCCCGCACCGCGGTCGAGCGGGCGAGCAACCTGACACGGCAGCTACTCACCTTCACCCGCGGCGACGCCATCCAGCCTCAGGACGTCGACCTGAACGCTTCGCTCGCCGAGGTCCACGCCATGCTCGATCGCACCATCGGTGAGCACATCACCCTGATCGCCATACCCTGCGAGCAGCCGCTGACCGTGCATGCCGACCCCGGCCAGATCCAGCAGATTCTGCTGAACCTGGCCATCAACGCGCGTGACGCGATGCCGGAGGGCGGCACGATCGTGCTGGAGGTCAACCTCGCCACCCTCGACGGCGATGAGATCAACATGCAGCCGCCGCTGGCTGCCGGCACCTACGCCCGCCTGCTGGTCAGCGACACCGGCCACGGCATGTCGCCCGCCACCGCCGCCCGCATCTTCGAGCCGTTCTACACCACCAAACCCCACGGCAAAGGCACTGGACTCGGCCTGGCCACCGTCTACGGCATCGTCACCGAAGCCGGCGGTAGCATAAACGTCTACTCCGAGATCGACATCGGCACCACCTTCCGCATCTACCTGCCGCTGGTGACAGCACCTACCCGCGCCGGTACGGTCGTCAGCCGGCAGGCGCCATCGCCCGGCGACGGACGTACCGTGCTGATCGTGGAAGACGAACCGGCGCTGGCCCGGGTCGTGGCCCGCATCGTCGGCAACAACGGCTATCACGTCATCGTCGCCACTAACGGTCCCGAAGCCCTGGAACTGTACGAGCAGCACGGCTGCGACCTGCTGCTCACCGACGTGATCATGCCAGAGATGTCCGGGCCCCAGCTCGCCGAGATCCTGCACCAGCACGACCCGGGCCTGCCCGTGGTGTACATGTCCGGCTACAGCAACGGCCTGCTCGGCAAGACCCACGTCCTGGACGAGGACATTACCTTCCTGGAGAAGCCCTTCACCGCTGGCGACCTGCTGCACAAACTGGCGTCGGCCCGGCGGGCGAGCAGCATCGACCGGTAG
- a CDS encoding type II toxin-antitoxin system PemK/MazF family toxin: MKIFALWFVAALLAWPAVVLVSPGGADAAGERPGTAVLWLSVSAALAVAVAWWYRPVWPGLRLVPLLGRAVAVLAAASCTVFAWHAAGMPSWGVAGPAGGNALVAVLGCVAVWAALDRLPPSWLALLGALTLGAGIGLALAVDARGAIAVLTGGGTGPQAGLRWGMVLTTVQIAAVALLVIAGWRLFDQWRTGTLAHAGDRSQGQWPPKAGQVWYADVPFREGDGESKDRPVLVVRTGRRQAEVLKITSQDKSRYPEHYLFLPYPKWRRVLDKNSWLELRPVTLDYHRFHNLRGLARYGTVRTVRERVKPRATS; this comes from the coding sequence GTGAAGATCTTCGCTCTCTGGTTCGTGGCCGCGTTGCTCGCCTGGCCGGCGGTGGTGCTGGTGAGTCCCGGCGGCGCGGATGCTGCCGGTGAACGGCCGGGTACGGCTGTTCTGTGGCTGTCGGTGTCGGCGGCGCTCGCCGTGGCGGTGGCGTGGTGGTATCGGCCGGTGTGGCCGGGTCTGCGGCTTGTTCCGTTGCTGGGGCGGGCTGTTGCGGTGCTGGCGGCGGCCTCGTGCACGGTGTTCGCCTGGCACGCCGCGGGAATGCCGTCCTGGGGAGTGGCGGGACCCGCCGGCGGGAACGCACTGGTAGCCGTGCTCGGGTGTGTGGCGGTGTGGGCGGCGCTGGACCGTCTACCGCCGTCCTGGCTCGCCCTGCTCGGCGCGCTGACGTTGGGTGCCGGTATCGGTCTGGCTCTCGCCGTGGACGCGCGTGGCGCCATAGCGGTGCTGACCGGCGGGGGAACCGGGCCGCAAGCGGGGTTGCGGTGGGGAATGGTGCTGACGACGGTGCAGATCGCGGCGGTGGCGCTGCTCGTCATCGCCGGATGGCGGTTGTTCGATCAATGGCGCACGGGAACACTTGCGCACGCCGGAGACCGTAGTCAGGGCCAGTGGCCACCGAAGGCCGGTCAGGTCTGGTATGCCGATGTGCCGTTCCGGGAGGGTGACGGCGAGTCGAAGGATCGGCCTGTGCTCGTGGTGCGTACCGGCCGACGGCAGGCCGAGGTCCTGAAGATCACGAGTCAGGACAAGTCCCGGTATCCGGAGCACTACCTGTTCCTGCCGTACCCGAAATGGCGGCGGGTGCTGGACAAGAACAGCTGGCTGGAGTTGCGCCCGGTCACCCTGGACTATCACCGCTTCCACAACCTTCGAGGGCTGGCCCGCTACGGCACGGTGCGCACGGTTCGTGAACGGGTGAAGCCGCGTGCCACTTCATGA
- a CDS encoding helix-turn-helix domain-containing protein — MAQPDDMLDDEHYPAYTMGRAAEITGASQDFLRRLEKAKLLNPSRSAGGHRRYSRHHLRLAARAREMVDQGIAMEAVCRIIVLEDQLQEALQRNGNQPHRQQADAA; from the coding sequence ATGGCCCAACCCGATGACATGCTCGACGACGAGCACTACCCTGCCTACACGATGGGCCGCGCCGCGGAGATCACCGGCGCCTCGCAGGATTTCCTGCGCCGCCTGGAGAAGGCGAAACTGTTAAACCCGTCCCGGTCGGCCGGAGGCCACCGCCGCTACTCGCGTCACCACCTGCGTCTCGCCGCACGGGCCCGGGAGATGGTCGATCAAGGCATCGCCATGGAAGCCGTCTGCCGGATCATCGTCCTCGAGGACCAGCTCCAGGAAGCTCTTCAACGAAACGGGAACCAACCACACCGACAGCAGGCGGACGCCGCCTAA
- a CDS encoding sensor histidine kinase: MYRNRSSLPFPAEIGLSVVAGAASFAIWTALCLVAPRFHLPAVALGVALLGSVLAVARAGGILYALPVGAGAVLAYDWFGLPPFRELDNNAFMVLGLSITTAVIVGAVATAAGQRLVESDQAHIALAQEQAALRRVATLVAGGAQPAAVFTAVADELAGLIGADATFVTRRAEPVTGESESVTVVGSYGGVTADLPVASRIELKPGMLLSQVLHTGEAARMSGAALRNGPLGALVEKLGVRATIAIPVMVGPRRWGVVVAGTAKEDFPAGTEARIRDFIELAALAIANAQAEQELRVLAETQEALRRLALLIAQGVAPEVVFAAVTKEVLRHFGNGTARLIRYELDGTATLLANEGTTGPHVQVGQAWQGYPATGLTAAVQRSGQTARVDDYRNLPGGDKYAAEGLISAVGMPIHVNGRLWGMIAVGSGEGRLPDDTEARMAVFTELVATAVADAQSHAELISSRARIVAAADEARRRIERDLHDGAQQRLVALALRLRSAAMDAQQRGDDHREMNEVAADLLGVIDELRELSRGIHPAVLSDSGLRSALRALGRRSPLPVGIEVRVDGRLPQPVEVGAYYVVSEMLTNAVKHAGASAVQVDAEVTDGSLTLRVCDDGVGSADPARGTGLLGLKDRIEALGGTFDLHSPAGEGTTVICRIPLTSSDDSR; this comes from the coding sequence GTGTACAGGAATCGGTCCTCGTTGCCCTTCCCCGCGGAGATCGGCCTGTCGGTCGTCGCCGGTGCGGCCTCCTTCGCGATCTGGACGGCTCTGTGTCTGGTCGCTCCTCGGTTCCACCTGCCCGCTGTGGCTCTCGGCGTGGCGCTGCTGGGCAGCGTGCTCGCGGTCGCGCGCGCCGGCGGCATCCTGTACGCGCTGCCGGTCGGAGCGGGGGCCGTGCTGGCGTACGATTGGTTCGGGCTACCGCCGTTCCGTGAGCTGGACAACAACGCCTTCATGGTGCTCGGCCTGTCCATCACGACGGCGGTGATCGTGGGAGCCGTGGCGACGGCCGCCGGCCAGCGGCTGGTGGAGTCGGATCAGGCTCACATCGCGCTGGCGCAGGAGCAGGCCGCGCTGCGGAGAGTGGCGACGCTGGTCGCCGGCGGCGCCCAGCCCGCCGCCGTGTTCACCGCGGTCGCGGATGAACTGGCCGGTCTGATCGGCGCTGACGCCACCTTCGTGACCCGCCGCGCCGAGCCGGTCACGGGTGAGTCGGAGTCGGTCACCGTGGTCGGTTCCTATGGCGGGGTGACCGCGGATCTGCCGGTTGCGTCCCGCATCGAGCTGAAGCCGGGGATGCTTCTCAGCCAGGTCCTGCACACCGGGGAGGCGGCTCGGATGTCCGGTGCGGCGCTCCGCAACGGACCGCTCGGGGCTCTGGTCGAGAAGCTGGGGGTGCGGGCCACGATCGCCATACCCGTGATGGTCGGCCCGCGACGCTGGGGTGTGGTGGTGGCCGGCACTGCTAAGGAGGACTTCCCGGCCGGCACGGAGGCTCGGATCCGCGACTTCATCGAGCTCGCGGCTCTCGCCATCGCCAATGCCCAGGCCGAACAGGAACTGCGGGTGCTTGCCGAGACACAGGAGGCGCTGCGCCGCTTGGCGCTGCTCATCGCGCAGGGGGTGGCGCCGGAAGTGGTGTTCGCGGCAGTGACCAAGGAGGTGTTGCGCCACTTCGGCAACGGCACGGCCCGGTTGATCCGGTACGAGTTGGACGGCACCGCGACACTGCTGGCCAACGAGGGCACCACCGGTCCGCACGTGCAGGTTGGCCAGGCCTGGCAGGGCTACCCGGCGACCGGGCTCACGGCGGCCGTGCAACGCTCCGGGCAGACCGCCAGGGTGGACGACTACCGGAATCTTCCCGGGGGTGACAAGTATGCCGCTGAGGGACTGATCTCCGCCGTGGGCATGCCCATCCACGTCAACGGCCGGCTGTGGGGCATGATCGCGGTTGGCTCCGGCGAGGGCCGGCTACCGGACGACACCGAGGCGCGGATGGCCGTGTTCACCGAGCTGGTGGCGACCGCGGTGGCGGACGCGCAGAGCCACGCCGAGCTGATCAGTTCCCGGGCGCGGATCGTGGCCGCCGCTGATGAGGCTCGGCGCCGCATCGAACGGGACCTGCACGATGGTGCGCAGCAGCGACTGGTCGCGCTCGCACTGCGGCTGCGCTCGGCAGCGATGGATGCCCAGCAGCGCGGGGACGACCACCGGGAGATGAACGAGGTCGCCGCGGATCTGCTGGGAGTGATCGACGAGCTGCGAGAGCTGTCGCGGGGCATTCACCCGGCGGTGCTGTCCGACTCCGGCTTGCGGTCGGCGCTGAGGGCGCTCGGGCGGCGTTCGCCGTTGCCGGTCGGGATCGAAGTACGCGTCGACGGCCGATTGCCGCAGCCGGTGGAGGTCGGTGCGTACTACGTGGTGTCGGAGATGCTGACCAATGCGGTGAAACACGCGGGAGCGTCGGCGGTCCAGGTGGACGCGGAGGTGACGGACGGCTCTCTGACGCTGCGGGTCTGCGACGACGGTGTCGGAAGTGCCGACCCGGCTCGCGGCACAGGCCTTCTCGGGCTCAAGGACCGCATCGAGGCATTGGGCGGGACATTCGATCTGCACAGTCCGGCGGGCGAGGGCACCACCGTCATCTGCCGGATACCGCTCACGTCGTCCGATGACTCCCGGTAG
- a CDS encoding response regulator yields the protein MTLRCLLVDDNRHFLAAARELLEREGLVVVGAATHITEAIGQAAALAPDVALVDIKLGAESGFQLARQLSVTPRPTPVIMISTHAGDDYADLVASSPAIGFLDKASLSARAVRELLSTV from the coding sequence GTGACACTGCGTTGCCTGCTTGTGGACGACAACCGCCACTTCCTTGCCGCCGCCCGTGAGCTGCTGGAGCGCGAGGGCCTCGTCGTCGTGGGCGCCGCCACGCACATCACCGAGGCGATAGGGCAGGCCGCAGCGTTGGCACCGGACGTGGCTCTGGTCGACATCAAGCTGGGCGCGGAGAGCGGCTTCCAGCTGGCCCGGCAGCTGTCCGTAACGCCACGGCCCACCCCCGTGATCATGATTTCGACGCACGCCGGTGACGACTACGCCGATCTTGTCGCCAGCAGCCCCGCGATCGGCTTCCTGGACAAGGCCAGCCTGTCGGCCCGCGCGGTCCGCGAACTGTTGTCCACCGTTTAA
- a CDS encoding response regulator, translated as MRVVVAEDDVLLREGIASLLERSGLQVLGQAGDGVELLALARRTRPDVVVVDVRMPPTHTTEGLRAAGELRRELPETGILVLSAHADVEQAMELLAGGRRIGYLLKSRVPDVAEFVAAIEHIAAGGSIIDPGLVEELVSAQRRDDPLAVLSAREREVLAQMAQGQSNAGIARRLFITEGTVEKHVRSVLAKLNLPETDDHHRRVLAVLTFLDAV; from the coding sequence TTGCGGGTAGTGGTGGCGGAGGACGACGTCCTGTTGCGGGAGGGCATCGCCAGTCTCCTGGAACGCTCGGGGTTACAGGTTCTGGGCCAGGCCGGTGACGGTGTCGAGTTGCTCGCGCTGGCCCGTCGTACCCGGCCGGACGTCGTGGTGGTCGACGTGCGGATGCCACCGACGCATACCACCGAAGGTCTCCGGGCTGCCGGGGAACTGCGCCGGGAGCTGCCGGAGACCGGGATTTTGGTGTTGTCCGCGCACGCCGACGTCGAGCAGGCGATGGAGCTGCTCGCCGGCGGCCGGCGGATCGGCTACCTGTTGAAGAGCCGGGTCCCCGACGTGGCCGAGTTCGTGGCCGCGATCGAGCACATCGCCGCCGGCGGCTCGATCATTGATCCCGGTCTGGTCGAGGAATTGGTGAGTGCACAGCGACGCGACGATCCGCTCGCCGTGCTCAGCGCCCGCGAGCGCGAGGTGCTGGCTCAGATGGCGCAGGGACAGTCCAACGCCGGCATCGCCCGGCGGCTGTTCATCACCGAGGGCACTGTGGAGAAGCATGTCCGCAGCGTCCTGGCGAAGCTGAACCTGCCGGAGACCGACGACCACCACCGCCGGGTCCTGGCGGTGCTGACGTTCCTCGACGCCGTTTAA